One window from the genome of Oceanisphaera sp. IT1-181 encodes:
- a CDS encoding transcriptional regulator GcvA: MPRRLPPLNALRAFEAAARLLSFTRAAEELFVTQAAVSHQIKALEAYLGVKLFYRRNRCLLLTEGGQRYFLDIKDIFTDIHDATERLLAVSAKGSLTVCLQPSFAIQWLVPRLALFSAEHPDIDVRIKAVDLNEGSLVDDVDVAIYYGQGHWPGLSAVKLHSEYLIPVCAPSLLQGAKPLSKLSDLAAHTLLHDGSRADWQAWYKQTGLVAANVHQGSIFSHSSMVLQAAIHGQGVALGHSVLAEPELAAGRLVCPFEQVLLSNKAYYVVCQASEAGLTNIAAFRDWMLALVEKEQQTKAGLISEGALGS, encoded by the coding sequence ATGCCTCGACGTCTGCCTCCGCTCAATGCGCTAAGGGCATTTGAAGCTGCCGCAAGACTGCTGAGTTTTACGCGCGCGGCCGAAGAATTGTTTGTCACCCAAGCGGCGGTGAGCCATCAAATTAAGGCCTTAGAAGCGTATTTGGGCGTAAAGCTGTTTTATCGGCGTAACCGTTGCTTGCTACTCACTGAAGGCGGGCAGCGCTATTTTCTGGATATAAAAGATATCTTTACCGATATTCATGATGCCACCGAGCGGCTGTTGGCGGTGAGTGCTAAGGGCAGCTTAACCGTCTGCTTACAGCCCAGCTTTGCCATTCAGTGGTTGGTGCCGCGCTTAGCCTTGTTTAGTGCTGAGCATCCAGACATTGATGTGCGCATTAAGGCGGTGGACTTAAATGAAGGCTCGCTGGTTGATGATGTGGATGTGGCGATTTACTACGGCCAGGGTCATTGGCCGGGCTTAAGCGCGGTAAAGCTGCACAGTGAATATTTAATTCCGGTGTGTGCCCCCAGTTTGTTACAGGGCGCTAAGCCACTGAGTAAGTTAAGCGACTTGGCGGCTCACACTTTATTGCACGATGGCTCGCGGGCGGATTGGCAAGCTTGGTATAAACAAACCGGTTTGGTGGCGGCCAACGTGCATCAAGGGTCTATCTTTAGTCATTCATCTATGGTGTTGCAAGCGGCGATTCATGGTCAAGGCGTGGCTTTAGGTCACAGTGTCTTGGCTGAGCCTGAGTTGGCAGCGGGGCGTTTAGTGTGTCCGTTTGAACAAGTGTTGCTATCGAACAAGGCGTATTATGTAGTGTGCCAAGCGTCCGAGGCGGGCTTAACCAATATCGCCGCCTTTCGCGATTGGATGCTGGCTCTGGTCGAGAAAGAACAGCAAACCAAGGCTGGCTTGATAAGCGAGGGTGCCCTCGGCAGCTAA
- a CDS encoding DUF2726 domain-containing protein: protein MIKIPPVSMLDWLIFIAVALVSLLLLMAVLKRILRGPLKLPYQQKLLFSPEATEALRLIDDAIGNQLRVFVSVSLAEFIALNPTLKKAQREQAWQQLYGETVDFVLCSPQDLKIRVAIVLADDSLSKADQRKQQQLWQALQATGLPIIDISPKAWPSASSLRADILTACKAPSPVTAPSSSRLGQSRVEPVLNFDDMTDPDAEDEPEIKL from the coding sequence ATGATCAAGATCCCCCCCGTTTCTATGCTCGACTGGCTGATTTTTATTGCCGTAGCATTAGTGTCATTACTGCTGTTAATGGCGGTATTAAAGCGCATCTTGCGTGGGCCTCTTAAGCTGCCCTACCAACAAAAACTGCTCTTTAGCCCAGAAGCCACCGAGGCTTTACGCTTGATTGATGATGCCATCGGCAACCAGTTGCGGGTGTTTGTGTCCGTGAGCTTGGCGGAGTTTATCGCCCTAAACCCCACGCTCAAAAAAGCGCAGCGCGAGCAGGCTTGGCAACAGCTGTACGGGGAAACCGTAGATTTTGTGTTGTGCTCACCCCAAGATTTGAAGATTAGAGTCGCCATCGTCTTAGCTGACGACAGCTTAAGCAAAGCTGACCAACGCAAGCAGCAGCAATTATGGCAAGCACTGCAGGCAACCGGTTTACCCATTATCGATATTTCGCCGAAAGCCTGGCCCAGTGCGAGCAGCTTGCGCGCCGATATTTTAACGGCATGCAAGGCTCCGAGCCCAGTTACCGCCCCCAGCAGTAGCAGACTTGGCCAATCCCGCGTTGAGCCGGTATTAAACTTCGATGATATGACGGATCCAGACGCCGAAGACGAACCTGAAATAAAGCTGTAA